A window of Fundidesulfovibrio magnetotacticus genomic DNA:
GACGCCATGGGGGGGGATTTCGGCCCCCACGTGGTGGTCCCCGGCGCGGTCCAGGCCGCCAGACGCGAGCAGTACGACCTCCTGTTGGTGGGCGACGAGCCGCGCATCGCCGCCGAGCTTTCCAAGCTCGACACGCGCGGCATCGTTGTGCGCATCGTGCACGCCACCCAGGTGGCGGACATGCACGACAAGCCCTCGGAGGCCCTTCGCAAAAAGAAGGACTCCTCCATCCAGGTTTGCTGCAACCTCGTGCGCGGCGAGCAGGCGGACGGGCTCATCAGCGCCGGCAACACCGGCGTGGTGCTGGCGTGCAGCCTCTTCACCCTCGGGCGTCTCGAGGGGGTGGACCGGCCCGCCCTGGTCACCATCCTGCCCACCGAGCGCTCCCCGTGCGTGCTCGTGGACGCCGGGGCCAACGTGGACTGCAAGGCCATCAACCTCATGCAGTTCGGCATCATGGCGGACGTGATGTCGCGCGTGCTCCTCGGCTGCCAGGAGCCCCGCGTGGCGCTGCTCTCCAACGGCGAGGAGGAGGGCAAGGGCAACCAGCTGGTCAAGGAAGCCTTCGACCTCTTCAAACACTGCTCGCTCAACTTCGTCGGCAACATCGAAGGACGCGACATCTTCACCGGCGAGGTGGACGTGGTGGTGTGCGACGGCTTCGTGGGCAACGTGGCCATCAAGCAGGCCGAGGGCCTGGCCTCGTCCCTGGGGAGGCTCCTCAAGGGCGAGCTGCGCCGCGGCTTCTTCGCCAAGATCGGCACCACCCTGGCGCTCTCGGCGCTCAAGCGCTTCTCGCGCCTCATGGACTACGCCGAATACGGCGGCGCGCCCCTGCTGGGCCTGAACGGCACCGTCATCGTCAGCCACGGGGCTTCCAATCAGAAGGCCATCGCCAACGCCGTGGACATGGCCGGGAAGCTCGTGCGCAAGGACACCGCGCACCTGCTCAAGGAAGGCCTGGCCGCCAACAAGGACTTCGCCCTCTACACCAAACGCACGGCCCAGGCCGGCTAACACCACCCCCCCCCCCTCCATGCAGCCACGCTTCACGCTTGAAGGCTTCGGCCGTTACGTCCCGCAACGGGTGCTCACCAACGCGGACCTCGAATCCATCGTGGAAACGAGCGACGACTGGATCACCACGCGCACAGGCATCAAGGAACGGCGCATCGTCGCCCCCGGCGAGGCCTGCACCGACCTTGCCGCCCACGCCGCCCGCGCGGCCCTGGACAACGCCGGGCGCGCCGCCGGGGAGTTGAGCCACATCTACGTGGCGACCTTCACCCCCGACACCGTCTGCCCCCCGGCCGCCTGCACCCTCCAGGACAAGCTGGGCCTCAAGAACCTGGCCTGCATGGACATCGCCGCCGCCTGCTCGGGATTTCTCTTCGCGCTGGACACCGCCATGGGCGCCGTCGCGCGCAAGCCCGACTCCGTGGTGCTGGTGTGCGCCTCGGAAGTGGTCACCAGCCGCACCAACTGGGCCGACCGCGCCACCTGCGTGCTCTTCGGAGACGGCGCGGGGGCCGTGGTGCTCTCCAACCGCGAGCCCAAGCCAGGCCAGGCCAGCGTGCGCGACATCATCATCCAGAGCGACGGGGCGCTCGGCCCCCTGCTCACCGTGAAGGGCGGCGGCTCGGCCCACCCCTACAAGCTGGGCCAGACCGTGGACGCCGACCACTTCATCGAGATGATCGGCCCCGAAATCTACAAGAACGCCGTGCGAAACATGACCCAGGTCTGCGAGGACATCCTGGCCCGCAACGCCCTGACCATGAACGACGTGGACCTCTTCATCCCCCACCAGGCCAACCTGCGCATCATGGAAGGCGTGGCCAAGCGCCTGCGCTGCCCCGAGGCCAAGGTGATGATCACCGTGGACCGCTACGGCAACACCGCCGCCGCTTCGGCCCCCATCGCCCTGGCCGACGCCCTGGCCGAGGGCCGCGTGGGCCCGGGCTCGCGCGTGCTCATGACCACCTTCGGCGGCGGCTTCACCTGGGCGGCGGCGCTGCTGGAATTCGCCTAGAAATTGCCATTTGTCATCGCGACACGTTTGCGCTAGGAACAATTCTCACCTCGACCCCGGACAGCCCATGAAAAATCCTCCCCGGCTCACAGCCCTCGTCACCGGAGGCTCGCGCGGCATCGGCGCGGCCGTTTCCAAGCGCCTTGCCCAGGACGGCTTCTCCGTGATCCTCACCTACGTCTCCAAGCCCGAGGAGGCCAAGGCCGTGGCGGCCCACATCATGGCCGAGGGCGGAGAGGCCCAGGCCCTGCGCCTGGACGTGGGCGACCGCGAGGCGATCGCCGCCTTCTTCAAGGAACACATCGAGGGCAAGGTGGACCTGGACGTGCTGGTGAACAACGCCGGCATCACCAAGGACGGCCTGCTCGTGCGCATGAAGGACGAAGACTGGGACCGCGTGATCGGCGTCAACCTCACCGGGGCCTTCACCTGCCTGCGCGAGGCCGCCAAGATCATGATGAAGCGGCGCGCCGGGCGCATCGTGAACATCGTCTCGGTGGTTGGCCAGACGGGCAACGCGGGCCAGGCCAACTACGTGGCCGCCAAGGCCGGGCTCATCGGGCTCACCAAGACGGCCGCCGTGGAGCTGGCCCCGCGCGGCGTCACCGTGAACGCCGTGGCCCCCGGCTTCATCGAGTCCGACATGACCTCCGTGCTTCCCGAGGCCGTGAAGGAAAATTTCCTGCAGCAGATTCCGCTGAAGAAAATGGGCACGCCCGAGGATGTGGCCTCGGCCGTGTCCTACCTGGCCTCGCCGGGGGCGTCCTACGTCACCGGGCAGGTCCTGGCCGTCAACGGCGGCCTCCACCGCAGCTGAGCTAGCCAACCATCCCCCACCAAGGAGAACTCGAATGTCCGTCGCTGAAAAAGTTAAGGAAATCATCGTTGACCAGTTGGGCGTCTCTGCCGACGAGGTCAAGCCCGAAGCCAAGTTCGTGGACGATCTGGGTGCCGACTCCCTCGACCTCACCGAGCTGATCATGGCCATGGAAGAGGAGTTCGGCGTGGAAATCGCCGACGAGGACGCCCAGAAGATCGTCAAGGTCCAGGACGCCATCGACTACGTGGCGGCCAAGCAGGCCTAGCCTGCCACCATCATACGCCTTGGCGGCCGGTCTCACGCCCGGCCGCCCGGCTTTCCCCCCAAGGCGCCAAAGACCATGAAGCTCCATCGCGTCGTCGTTACCGGCATGGCCGCCGTCACCCCCCTGGGCAACGACCTGGCCACCAGCTGGACCAACCTCCTGGGCGGAGTCTCGGGCGCGGGTCCCATCACCCGCTTCGACCCCACAGGCTTCGACACCACGTTCGCCTGCGAGGTCAAAGGGTTCGACCCCTCGCCCTTCATCCCCGCCAAGCAGGCCAAACGCCTCGACCTCTTCGCCCAGTACGCGGTCGCCGCGTCGCTGATGGCGATCAAGGACGCGGACCTCGCCATCACCCCCGAGCTGGCCCCCCACGTGGGCACCATCATCGGCTGCGGCATGGGCGGGCTCTCCACCATAGAGGAACAGCACAAGAAGCTCCTGGCCGGCGGTCCCTCGCGGGTTTCGCCCTTCTTCATCCCGGTGCTCATCGCCAACATGGCCGCAGGCCAGGCGGCCATCTTCACCGGCGCCAAGGGCCCCAACGTGTGCACCACCACGGCCTGCGCCTCCGGCGCCCACGGCGTGGGCTACGCCTATACCGACATCATGCTGGGCCGCTCCAAGGCCATGATCTGCGGCGGCGTGGAATCCACCATCGCCGTGCTGGCCGTCTCCGGCTTCAACGCCCTGAAGGCCCTCTCCACCCGCAACGACGACCCGAAGCGCGCCTCGCGCCCCTTCGACAAGGAGCGCACCGGCTTCGTCATCGGCGAAGGCGCGGGCATCCTCGTGCTGGAGGAACTGGAGTTCGCCAAGGCGCGCGGCGCGCGCATCCTGGCGGAGGTGGTGGGCTTCGGCGCTTCCGGCGACGCCTTCCACATGACCGCCCCCCCCGAGAGCGGCGAAGGCATGGCCCTGGCCATGGGCGCGGCCCTGCGCGAGTCGGGCCTCAAGCCCGAGGAGATCGACTGCGTGAACGCCCACGGCACCTCCACGCAGTTGAACGACGCCTGCGAGACCAAGGCCGTCAAGACCGTCTTCGGCAGCCACGCCCACAAGCTCTCGGTCACAGCCAACAAGTCCATGATCGGCCACTGCCTCGGCGCGGCCGGAGCCATCGAGAGCGTCTTCTCGATCAAGTCCATCATGGAGCAGGTGGTGCCCCCCACCATCAACTACACCACCCCCGACCCTGACTGCGACCTGGACTACACACCGGGCGAGCCGCGCAAGCGCGAGGTGCGGGCCGTGATGAACAACTCCTTCGGCTTCGGCGGAACCAACGCCAGCGTCGTCTTCAAGCGCTTCGAATAGACCGGCTCACACGGCGGGACGCCCCATGCGGGGCGTCCCGCTTCAGTTTGCATCACGACGGGCTTCGCGGGTTCTGGCCGGCAGGTCCGTTCACCTTTTTCAGCAGGAGGGCCTTCCATGGACGAGATCTTCATCCGCGATCCCGAAATCGCCGCCGCCATCGCCTCCGAGATCGAACGCCAGGTCTGCGGCCTGGAGCTCATCGCCTCGGAGAACTTCGTCTCCTCCGCCGTGCGCCAGGCCCAGGGCTCGGTGATGACCCACAAGTACGCCGAGGGCTACCCCCACAAGCGCTACTACGGCGGCTGCGAATTCGTCGACGTGGCCGAAGACCTCGCCCGCGACCGCGTGAAGCGCCTCTTCGGCTGCGACTACGCCAACGTGCAGCCCCACTCCGGCTCCCAGGCCAACATGGCCGTCTACTTCTCCGTGCTCAAGCCCGGCGACACCATCCTGGGCATGAACCTCTCCCACGGCGGCCACCTGACCCATGGCAGCCCCGTGAACTTCTCCGGCCGCTTCTTCAACGTCGTCTTCTACGGCGTGAACAAAGACACCGGCACCATCGACTACGACGAACTGGCCAAACTCGCCGCCGAACACAAGCCGAAGATGATCGTGGCCGGGGCCAGCGCCTACCCCCGCATCATCGACTTCGACCGCTTCCGCGCCATCGCCGATTCCGTGGGCGCGCTGCTCTTCGTGGACATGGCCCACATCGCGGGGCTGGTGGCCGCAGGCCAGCACCCCAGCCCCATCGGCAAGGCCCACTTCACCTCCTCCACCACCCACAAGACCCTGCGCGGACCGCGCGGCGGCCTGATCCTGGCGGGCGAGGCCGAAGCCAAACAGCTCGATTCCCAGATCTTCCCCGGCATCCAGGGCGGACCGCT
This region includes:
- the plsX gene encoding phosphate acyltransferase PlsX translates to MNPSPSRPRIAVDAMGGDFGPHVVVPGAVQAARREQYDLLLVGDEPRIAAELSKLDTRGIVVRIVHATQVADMHDKPSEALRKKKDSSIQVCCNLVRGEQADGLISAGNTGVVLACSLFTLGRLEGVDRPALVTILPTERSPCVLVDAGANVDCKAINLMQFGIMADVMSRVLLGCQEPRVALLSNGEEEGKGNQLVKEAFDLFKHCSLNFVGNIEGRDIFTGEVDVVVCDGFVGNVAIKQAEGLASSLGRLLKGELRRGFFAKIGTTLALSALKRFSRLMDYAEYGGAPLLGLNGTVIVSHGASNQKAIANAVDMAGKLVRKDTAHLLKEGLAANKDFALYTKRTAQAG
- a CDS encoding beta-ketoacyl-ACP synthase III; translated protein: MQPRFTLEGFGRYVPQRVLTNADLESIVETSDDWITTRTGIKERRIVAPGEACTDLAAHAARAALDNAGRAAGELSHIYVATFTPDTVCPPAACTLQDKLGLKNLACMDIAAACSGFLFALDTAMGAVARKPDSVVLVCASEVVTSRTNWADRATCVLFGDGAGAVVLSNREPKPGQASVRDIIIQSDGALGPLLTVKGGGSAHPYKLGQTVDADHFIEMIGPEIYKNAVRNMTQVCEDILARNALTMNDVDLFIPHQANLRIMEGVAKRLRCPEAKVMITVDRYGNTAAASAPIALADALAEGRVGPGSRVLMTTFGGGFTWAAALLEFA
- the fabG gene encoding 3-oxoacyl-[acyl-carrier-protein] reductase, giving the protein MKNPPRLTALVTGGSRGIGAAVSKRLAQDGFSVILTYVSKPEEAKAVAAHIMAEGGEAQALRLDVGDREAIAAFFKEHIEGKVDLDVLVNNAGITKDGLLVRMKDEDWDRVIGVNLTGAFTCLREAAKIMMKRRAGRIVNIVSVVGQTGNAGQANYVAAKAGLIGLTKTAAVELAPRGVTVNAVAPGFIESDMTSVLPEAVKENFLQQIPLKKMGTPEDVASAVSYLASPGASYVTGQVLAVNGGLHRS
- the glyA gene encoding serine hydroxymethyltransferase, whose protein sequence is MDEIFIRDPEIAAAIASEIERQVCGLELIASENFVSSAVRQAQGSVMTHKYAEGYPHKRYYGGCEFVDVAEDLARDRVKRLFGCDYANVQPHSGSQANMAVYFSVLKPGDTILGMNLSHGGHLTHGSPVNFSGRFFNVVFYGVNKDTGTIDYDELAKLAAEHKPKMIVAGASAYPRIIDFDRFRAIADSVGALLFVDMAHIAGLVAAGQHPSPIGKAHFTSSTTHKTLRGPRGGLILAGEAEAKQLDSQIFPGIQGGPLMHVIAAKAVAFGEALRPEFKTYQEQVVTNAKVMAEGLVALGYNLVSGGTDNHLMLVDLTNKDVTGKDAQIALDAAGITANKNTVPFETRSPFVTSGIRLGTPALTTRGMRELEMEKVIAWIDAAITGRDNATKLAEVKAEVKAFASKYPLFAW
- the acpP gene encoding acyl carrier protein, with the protein product MSVAEKVKEIIVDQLGVSADEVKPEAKFVDDLGADSLDLTELIMAMEEEFGVEIADEDAQKIVKVQDAIDYVAAKQA
- the fabF gene encoding beta-ketoacyl-ACP synthase II; the protein is MKLHRVVVTGMAAVTPLGNDLATSWTNLLGGVSGAGPITRFDPTGFDTTFACEVKGFDPSPFIPAKQAKRLDLFAQYAVAASLMAIKDADLAITPELAPHVGTIIGCGMGGLSTIEEQHKKLLAGGPSRVSPFFIPVLIANMAAGQAAIFTGAKGPNVCTTTACASGAHGVGYAYTDIMLGRSKAMICGGVESTIAVLAVSGFNALKALSTRNDDPKRASRPFDKERTGFVIGEGAGILVLEELEFAKARGARILAEVVGFGASGDAFHMTAPPESGEGMALAMGAALRESGLKPEEIDCVNAHGTSTQLNDACETKAVKTVFGSHAHKLSVTANKSMIGHCLGAAGAIESVFSIKSIMEQVVPPTINYTTPDPDCDLDYTPGEPRKREVRAVMNNSFGFGGTNASVVFKRFE